The proteins below come from a single Solea solea chromosome 6, fSolSol10.1, whole genome shotgun sequence genomic window:
- the ccdc66 gene encoding coiled-coil domain-containing protein 66 isoform X2: MNLGDGLLFEFENGKPKLIVLSHGVEKNPAKLLFRPRAANNILSSRQLSSCLEEVQGVERPTQQQLGRCKEARSKTVGAAASSFSNTSTTNERSTPLTSSKTHGHHNGAGIKAVTKVNSHRHKQGSTVGSLGASGKTATPQSGGARAGGKAGLKDKLAGGDAGQKDSVVVLTNEQLQQILNTVQTSRTGQPPPEEHNVQGSQSGTSLNEGGGGGGEMKEEDRGGGEVLKRVEGDGGVIYTTGTSQDKDNRLSGCFFSWLEGRQSGSRLATDIKKAQWRRELDEQVALKQQQQRFLPDRPQTGEDRESVLSHHSSTKHREQPAAIRSSLKLGDITPVEEVMSVDRREEQRRCWLVELDRQREETAERRRREKLLQSQTEDHDLWTTHFDSLQRRPPVHTTAPPSAPPPAPSIGSERGEWEPSSSLSLVWDATSSCGTESVDLTNRFPSRASYLRTMTALLDPAQIEERERKRLKQLEQQRAIEAQLEERRQQREREQMRRREEEDRDARRVAAEREMLQRQYKLESQKVRDTEPPSQQAEEPKKVHNQMLEPNIPSHLEQSVSSSLPPYRDTAVQTDAPSVPLTDAQRVQTPDVSAQYQAPVTPPNSRNPAVRTGKENICLPEEGGGGGGGGGGGGDPYEAFARTERNKRDKRRPEWNTQKPSRRFVPASERYPAALQRNRQESRLKRQAELLALQERTCLSRTEPPPQHQDPRLCSNFTKAGAGLNNKEETVSRGQNISTVVNNERHRMQSRQAPNPLPPLVQEFVPYIRTDEIILDPLESADNLPPHTYTDAAPLSSASPPSSSHRGSLLQPEQLCKTHTHRQQEILRGLAQLRQGLLQKQRELETDLNPLLKRHDNKL; this comes from the exons ATGAATCTCGG AGACGGCCTgttgtttgaatttgaaaatgggAAACCCAAGTTGATTGTTCTCAGTCATG GTGTTGAAAAGAATCCAGCAAAG CTGCTCTTCAGGCCCAGAGCAGCGAATAACATCCTGAGCTCCAGGCAGCTCTCTTCTTGTCTGGAGGAGGTGCAGGGAGTGGAGCGTCCAACccagcagcagctcgggagatgCAAAGAGGCCAGGAGCAAGACAGTAGGGGCAGCGGCCTCCTCTTTCTCCAACACCAGCACCACTAATGAGAGGAGCACTCCTTTGACATCATCCAAGACACATGGACATCACAATGGGGCTGGCATCAAAGCAGTGACCAAG GtgaactcacacagacacaaacaaggcTCCACGGTTGGATCCTTGGGGGCCAGCGGGAAAACAGCAACGCCTCAGAGCGGTGGGGCGCGAGCTGGTGGAAAGGCGGGACTTAAGGATAAACTGGCCGGTGGGGACGCAGGACAGAAGGACAGTGTCGTGGTTCTGACAAATGAGCAACTACAGCAGATCCTCAACACCGTCCAGACGTCAAGGACTGGCCAACCACCACCAGAGGAGCACAACGTGCAGG GCTCACAATCTGGCACCTCACTGAatgaagggggaggaggaggaggggagatgaaggaggaagacagaggaggaggggaagtaCTGAAGAGGGTAGAAGGTGATGGAGGAGTAATTTATACAACTGGAACGTCTCAGGACAAAGACAACAG GTTGTCTGGGTGTTTCTTCAGCTGGCTGGAGGGGCGACAATCAGGCAGCAGATTAGCCACTGATATCAAGAAAGCTCAGTGGAGGAGAGAACTTG ATGAGCAGGTCGcactgaaacagcagcagcagcgtttccTTCCTGACAGACCTCAG ACTggggaagacagagagagtgtgttatCGCATCACAGCTCCACCAAACACAGGGAACAGCCTGCAGCCATCAGATCCAGCCTCAAACTCGGG GACATCACACCAGTGGAGGAAGTGATGAGTGttgacaggagagaggagcaAAGGAGATGTTGGCTTGTGGagctggacagacagagagaggaaacgGCTGAACGCAGGAGACGAGAGAAACTGCTCCAGAGCCAG acagAAGACCATGACCTCTGGACTACACACTTTGACTCGCTGCAGAGGCGGCCTCCTGTCCACACCAcagctcctccatcagctccacctccagctccatcCATTGGATCTGAGCGAGGGGAGTGGGAGCCTTCATCCAGCCTGTCCTTAGTCTGGGACGCCACAAGCAGCTGTGGAACAGAGAGTGTGGATCTGACCAACAGGTTCCCGAGTAGAGCCAG CTACCTGAGGACCATGACTGCCCTGTTGGATCCCGCCCAGatagaggaaagagagaggaagaggctcAAACAGCTCGAGCAGCAg CGAGCAATTGAAGCCCAGTTGGAGGAGCGCcggcagcagagggagagagagcagatgaggaggagagaggaggaggacagggatGCAAGGAGGGTGGCTGCGGAGAGGGAGATGCTACAGAGACAGTACAAGCTGGAGAGTCAGAAGGTCAGAGATACT GAGCCACCGAGTCAGCAGGCTGAGGAGCCAAAGAAAGTTCACAATCAGATGCTGGAACCCAACA ttCCCAGTCatttggagcagagtgttagcagTTCACTGCCCCCGTACAGAGACACTGCTGTACAGACAG ACGCTCCTTCTGTCCCACTAACAGACGCACAGAGGGTTCAGACTCCTGACGTCTCTGCACAGTACCAGGCACCTGTTACTCCTCCAAACAGCAGGAACCCTGCAGTGAGGACAGGCAAGGAGAACATCTGTTTGccagaagaaggaggaggaggaggaggaggaggaggaggaggaggggaccCATATGAAGCATTTGCACGGACAGAGAGGAACAAGAGGGACAAGAGGAGGCCAGAGTGGAACACACAGAA GCCCAGCCGTCGCTTCGTTCCCGCCTCGGAGCGTTACCCAGCTGCTCTGCAGAGGAACAGACAGGAGAGTCGACTGAAGAGGCAGGCTGAGCTCCTTGCCCTGCAGGAGAGGACATGTCTGTCCAGGACAGAACCTCCTCCTCAGCACCAGGATCCTCGTCTCTGCTCCAACTTCACGAAGGCTGGAGCTGGACTTAACAACAAG gaGGAGACTGTTTCCAGAGGACAGAACATCTCTACTGTCGTCAACAATGAAAG ACACAGGATGCAGAGTCGACAGGCCCCCAACCCTCTTCCTCCACTGGTCCAGGAGTTTGTTCCTTACATCCGAACTGATGAAATCATCCTGGACCCACTGGAGTCTGCTGATAATCTcccaccacacacatacacag ATGCTGCTCCTCTGAGCTCAgcgtctcctccttcctcctcacaCCGGGGCTCTCTCCTCCAGCCTGAGCAGCtttgtaagacacacacacatcggcAGCAGGAGATCCTCAGAGGCCTGGCTCAGCTACGACAG ggtTTATTACAAAAGCAGAGAGAGTTGGAGACGGACCTGAACCCTCTATTGAAGCGCCATGACAACAAGCTCTAG
- the ccdc66 gene encoding coiled-coil domain-containing protein 66 isoform X1, with translation MNLGDGLLFEFENGKPKLIVLSHGVEKNPAKQLLFRPRAANNILSSRQLSSCLEEVQGVERPTQQQLGRCKEARSKTVGAAASSFSNTSTTNERSTPLTSSKTHGHHNGAGIKAVTKVNSHRHKQGSTVGSLGASGKTATPQSGGARAGGKAGLKDKLAGGDAGQKDSVVVLTNEQLQQILNTVQTSRTGQPPPEEHNVQGSQSGTSLNEGGGGGGEMKEEDRGGGEVLKRVEGDGGVIYTTGTSQDKDNRLSGCFFSWLEGRQSGSRLATDIKKAQWRRELDEQVALKQQQQRFLPDRPQTGEDRESVLSHHSSTKHREQPAAIRSSLKLGDITPVEEVMSVDRREEQRRCWLVELDRQREETAERRRREKLLQSQTEDHDLWTTHFDSLQRRPPVHTTAPPSAPPPAPSIGSERGEWEPSSSLSLVWDATSSCGTESVDLTNRFPSRASYLRTMTALLDPAQIEERERKRLKQLEQQRAIEAQLEERRQQREREQMRRREEEDRDARRVAAEREMLQRQYKLESQKVRDTEPPSQQAEEPKKVHNQMLEPNIPSHLEQSVSSSLPPYRDTAVQTDAPSVPLTDAQRVQTPDVSAQYQAPVTPPNSRNPAVRTGKENICLPEEGGGGGGGGGGGGDPYEAFARTERNKRDKRRPEWNTQKPSRRFVPASERYPAALQRNRQESRLKRQAELLALQERTCLSRTEPPPQHQDPRLCSNFTKAGAGLNNKEETVSRGQNISTVVNNERHRMQSRQAPNPLPPLVQEFVPYIRTDEIILDPLESADNLPPHTYTDAAPLSSASPPSSSHRGSLLQPEQLCKTHTHRQQEILRGLAQLRQGLLQKQRELETDLNPLLKRHDNKL, from the exons ATGAATCTCGG AGACGGCCTgttgtttgaatttgaaaatgggAAACCCAAGTTGATTGTTCTCAGTCATG GTGTTGAAAAGAATCCAGCAAAG CAGCTGCTCTTCAGGCCCAGAGCAGCGAATAACATCCTGAGCTCCAGGCAGCTCTCTTCTTGTCTGGAGGAGGTGCAGGGAGTGGAGCGTCCAACccagcagcagctcgggagatgCAAAGAGGCCAGGAGCAAGACAGTAGGGGCAGCGGCCTCCTCTTTCTCCAACACCAGCACCACTAATGAGAGGAGCACTCCTTTGACATCATCCAAGACACATGGACATCACAATGGGGCTGGCATCAAAGCAGTGACCAAG GtgaactcacacagacacaaacaaggcTCCACGGTTGGATCCTTGGGGGCCAGCGGGAAAACAGCAACGCCTCAGAGCGGTGGGGCGCGAGCTGGTGGAAAGGCGGGACTTAAGGATAAACTGGCCGGTGGGGACGCAGGACAGAAGGACAGTGTCGTGGTTCTGACAAATGAGCAACTACAGCAGATCCTCAACACCGTCCAGACGTCAAGGACTGGCCAACCACCACCAGAGGAGCACAACGTGCAGG GCTCACAATCTGGCACCTCACTGAatgaagggggaggaggaggaggggagatgaaggaggaagacagaggaggaggggaagtaCTGAAGAGGGTAGAAGGTGATGGAGGAGTAATTTATACAACTGGAACGTCTCAGGACAAAGACAACAG GTTGTCTGGGTGTTTCTTCAGCTGGCTGGAGGGGCGACAATCAGGCAGCAGATTAGCCACTGATATCAAGAAAGCTCAGTGGAGGAGAGAACTTG ATGAGCAGGTCGcactgaaacagcagcagcagcgtttccTTCCTGACAGACCTCAG ACTggggaagacagagagagtgtgttatCGCATCACAGCTCCACCAAACACAGGGAACAGCCTGCAGCCATCAGATCCAGCCTCAAACTCGGG GACATCACACCAGTGGAGGAAGTGATGAGTGttgacaggagagaggagcaAAGGAGATGTTGGCTTGTGGagctggacagacagagagaggaaacgGCTGAACGCAGGAGACGAGAGAAACTGCTCCAGAGCCAG acagAAGACCATGACCTCTGGACTACACACTTTGACTCGCTGCAGAGGCGGCCTCCTGTCCACACCAcagctcctccatcagctccacctccagctccatcCATTGGATCTGAGCGAGGGGAGTGGGAGCCTTCATCCAGCCTGTCCTTAGTCTGGGACGCCACAAGCAGCTGTGGAACAGAGAGTGTGGATCTGACCAACAGGTTCCCGAGTAGAGCCAG CTACCTGAGGACCATGACTGCCCTGTTGGATCCCGCCCAGatagaggaaagagagaggaagaggctcAAACAGCTCGAGCAGCAg CGAGCAATTGAAGCCCAGTTGGAGGAGCGCcggcagcagagggagagagagcagatgaggaggagagaggaggaggacagggatGCAAGGAGGGTGGCTGCGGAGAGGGAGATGCTACAGAGACAGTACAAGCTGGAGAGTCAGAAGGTCAGAGATACT GAGCCACCGAGTCAGCAGGCTGAGGAGCCAAAGAAAGTTCACAATCAGATGCTGGAACCCAACA ttCCCAGTCatttggagcagagtgttagcagTTCACTGCCCCCGTACAGAGACACTGCTGTACAGACAG ACGCTCCTTCTGTCCCACTAACAGACGCACAGAGGGTTCAGACTCCTGACGTCTCTGCACAGTACCAGGCACCTGTTACTCCTCCAAACAGCAGGAACCCTGCAGTGAGGACAGGCAAGGAGAACATCTGTTTGccagaagaaggaggaggaggaggaggaggaggaggaggaggaggggaccCATATGAAGCATTTGCACGGACAGAGAGGAACAAGAGGGACAAGAGGAGGCCAGAGTGGAACACACAGAA GCCCAGCCGTCGCTTCGTTCCCGCCTCGGAGCGTTACCCAGCTGCTCTGCAGAGGAACAGACAGGAGAGTCGACTGAAGAGGCAGGCTGAGCTCCTTGCCCTGCAGGAGAGGACATGTCTGTCCAGGACAGAACCTCCTCCTCAGCACCAGGATCCTCGTCTCTGCTCCAACTTCACGAAGGCTGGAGCTGGACTTAACAACAAG gaGGAGACTGTTTCCAGAGGACAGAACATCTCTACTGTCGTCAACAATGAAAG ACACAGGATGCAGAGTCGACAGGCCCCCAACCCTCTTCCTCCACTGGTCCAGGAGTTTGTTCCTTACATCCGAACTGATGAAATCATCCTGGACCCACTGGAGTCTGCTGATAATCTcccaccacacacatacacag ATGCTGCTCCTCTGAGCTCAgcgtctcctccttcctcctcacaCCGGGGCTCTCTCCTCCAGCCTGAGCAGCtttgtaagacacacacacatcggcAGCAGGAGATCCTCAGAGGCCTGGCTCAGCTACGACAG ggtTTATTACAAAAGCAGAGAGAGTTGGAGACGGACCTGAACCCTCTATTGAAGCGCCATGACAACAAGCTCTAG
- the ccdc66 gene encoding coiled-coil domain-containing protein 66 isoform X3, protein MNLGDGLLFEFENGKPKLIVLSHGVEKNPAKQLLFRPRAANNILSSRQLSSCLEEVQGVERPTQQQLGRCKEARSKTVGAAASSFSNTSTTNERSTPLTSSKTHGHHNGAGIKAVTKVNSHRHKQGSTVGSLGASGKTATPQSGGARAGGKAGLKDKLAGGDAGQKDSVVVLTNEQLQQILNTVQTSRTGQPPPEEHNVQGSQSGTSLNEGGGGGGEMKEEDRGGGEVLKRVEGDGGVIYTTGTSQDKDNRLSGCFFSWLEGRQSGSRLATDIKKAQWRRELDEQVALKQQQQRFLPDRPQTGEDRESVLSHHSSTKHREQPAAIRSSLKLGDITPVEEVMSVDRREEQRRCWLVELDRQREETAERRRREKLLQSQTEDHDLWTTHFDSLQRRPPVHTTAPPSAPPPAPSIGSERGEWEPSSSLSLVWDATSSCGTESVDLTNRFPSRASYLRTMTALLDPAQIEERERKRLKQLEQQRAIEAQLEERRQQREREQMRRREEEDRDARRVAAEREMLQRQYKLESQKEPPSQQAEEPKKVHNQMLEPNIPSHLEQSVSSSLPPYRDTAVQTDAPSVPLTDAQRVQTPDVSAQYQAPVTPPNSRNPAVRTGKENICLPEEGGGGGGGGGGGGDPYEAFARTERNKRDKRRPEWNTQKPSRRFVPASERYPAALQRNRQESRLKRQAELLALQERTCLSRTEPPPQHQDPRLCSNFTKAGAGLNNKEETVSRGQNISTVVNNERHRMQSRQAPNPLPPLVQEFVPYIRTDEIILDPLESADNLPPHTYTDAAPLSSASPPSSSHRGSLLQPEQLCKTHTHRQQEILRGLAQLRQGLLQKQRELETDLNPLLKRHDNKL, encoded by the exons ATGAATCTCGG AGACGGCCTgttgtttgaatttgaaaatgggAAACCCAAGTTGATTGTTCTCAGTCATG GTGTTGAAAAGAATCCAGCAAAG CAGCTGCTCTTCAGGCCCAGAGCAGCGAATAACATCCTGAGCTCCAGGCAGCTCTCTTCTTGTCTGGAGGAGGTGCAGGGAGTGGAGCGTCCAACccagcagcagctcgggagatgCAAAGAGGCCAGGAGCAAGACAGTAGGGGCAGCGGCCTCCTCTTTCTCCAACACCAGCACCACTAATGAGAGGAGCACTCCTTTGACATCATCCAAGACACATGGACATCACAATGGGGCTGGCATCAAAGCAGTGACCAAG GtgaactcacacagacacaaacaaggcTCCACGGTTGGATCCTTGGGGGCCAGCGGGAAAACAGCAACGCCTCAGAGCGGTGGGGCGCGAGCTGGTGGAAAGGCGGGACTTAAGGATAAACTGGCCGGTGGGGACGCAGGACAGAAGGACAGTGTCGTGGTTCTGACAAATGAGCAACTACAGCAGATCCTCAACACCGTCCAGACGTCAAGGACTGGCCAACCACCACCAGAGGAGCACAACGTGCAGG GCTCACAATCTGGCACCTCACTGAatgaagggggaggaggaggaggggagatgaaggaggaagacagaggaggaggggaagtaCTGAAGAGGGTAGAAGGTGATGGAGGAGTAATTTATACAACTGGAACGTCTCAGGACAAAGACAACAG GTTGTCTGGGTGTTTCTTCAGCTGGCTGGAGGGGCGACAATCAGGCAGCAGATTAGCCACTGATATCAAGAAAGCTCAGTGGAGGAGAGAACTTG ATGAGCAGGTCGcactgaaacagcagcagcagcgtttccTTCCTGACAGACCTCAG ACTggggaagacagagagagtgtgttatCGCATCACAGCTCCACCAAACACAGGGAACAGCCTGCAGCCATCAGATCCAGCCTCAAACTCGGG GACATCACACCAGTGGAGGAAGTGATGAGTGttgacaggagagaggagcaAAGGAGATGTTGGCTTGTGGagctggacagacagagagaggaaacgGCTGAACGCAGGAGACGAGAGAAACTGCTCCAGAGCCAG acagAAGACCATGACCTCTGGACTACACACTTTGACTCGCTGCAGAGGCGGCCTCCTGTCCACACCAcagctcctccatcagctccacctccagctccatcCATTGGATCTGAGCGAGGGGAGTGGGAGCCTTCATCCAGCCTGTCCTTAGTCTGGGACGCCACAAGCAGCTGTGGAACAGAGAGTGTGGATCTGACCAACAGGTTCCCGAGTAGAGCCAG CTACCTGAGGACCATGACTGCCCTGTTGGATCCCGCCCAGatagaggaaagagagaggaagaggctcAAACAGCTCGAGCAGCAg CGAGCAATTGAAGCCCAGTTGGAGGAGCGCcggcagcagagggagagagagcagatgaggaggagagaggaggaggacagggatGCAAGGAGGGTGGCTGCGGAGAGGGAGATGCTACAGAGACAGTACAAGCTGGAGAGTCAGAAG GAGCCACCGAGTCAGCAGGCTGAGGAGCCAAAGAAAGTTCACAATCAGATGCTGGAACCCAACA ttCCCAGTCatttggagcagagtgttagcagTTCACTGCCCCCGTACAGAGACACTGCTGTACAGACAG ACGCTCCTTCTGTCCCACTAACAGACGCACAGAGGGTTCAGACTCCTGACGTCTCTGCACAGTACCAGGCACCTGTTACTCCTCCAAACAGCAGGAACCCTGCAGTGAGGACAGGCAAGGAGAACATCTGTTTGccagaagaaggaggaggaggaggaggaggaggaggaggaggaggggaccCATATGAAGCATTTGCACGGACAGAGAGGAACAAGAGGGACAAGAGGAGGCCAGAGTGGAACACACAGAA GCCCAGCCGTCGCTTCGTTCCCGCCTCGGAGCGTTACCCAGCTGCTCTGCAGAGGAACAGACAGGAGAGTCGACTGAAGAGGCAGGCTGAGCTCCTTGCCCTGCAGGAGAGGACATGTCTGTCCAGGACAGAACCTCCTCCTCAGCACCAGGATCCTCGTCTCTGCTCCAACTTCACGAAGGCTGGAGCTGGACTTAACAACAAG gaGGAGACTGTTTCCAGAGGACAGAACATCTCTACTGTCGTCAACAATGAAAG ACACAGGATGCAGAGTCGACAGGCCCCCAACCCTCTTCCTCCACTGGTCCAGGAGTTTGTTCCTTACATCCGAACTGATGAAATCATCCTGGACCCACTGGAGTCTGCTGATAATCTcccaccacacacatacacag ATGCTGCTCCTCTGAGCTCAgcgtctcctccttcctcctcacaCCGGGGCTCTCTCCTCCAGCCTGAGCAGCtttgtaagacacacacacatcggcAGCAGGAGATCCTCAGAGGCCTGGCTCAGCTACGACAG ggtTTATTACAAAAGCAGAGAGAGTTGGAGACGGACCTGAACCCTCTATTGAAGCGCCATGACAACAAGCTCTAG